CTGAGCGCTGCATGCAGATGATATATCATAAGACATCATTATAACCTTTTAAGTATCTTAAGACAAGCACCTGCTGCTATTTTCACACTGGAAAGCGAGTCCTCCATGTCCATTTTATTGCCATAGAAGAGGATTGGCACAATGCGGTTGCTCAAGTCCGGATGCTGCAGCACCAGATCCAACTCATCCTTGACCACCACTAAAATGGAAACATTGAGATGGATATGCGAGCATTGTTAATTTGCACATGCAATACCGAATCTCATGCGATCGCTGGAGTCAATGACGTATATGATTCCGTGGCAGTTCTTGAACTGGTGCTCCCAGAGATTCCTGTAACGCGTCGCACCGGACATGTCGATTGCCTTTATGGACACACCCGACATGCCTGCTCCAAGGGGATATATTAGTCATAGTTGGACGCTTTGATGATGATTCCACGACCACTTACTGTAAAACTGTTCCACCATGAAGCCAACTGTGGGCACCACAATGGATGTCTGTTCGCTGGACTTCTTGAAGTGGTTAATTATCGAGGACTTGCCACTGTTGTTCAGTCCCAGCACCAGTATCGTCATTTTATCCTTTTTAATCTTTATCAAGTCGGCCAAATTGTGCAACATTCCCATTTTACTGGCGGACAGGcatcaattttattttgtttacgGCGATTTTCCTGACGTGTTTGGCCCTGCAAAGGACTTTCAATTGCCATGGCAACCAGCTAGGTGTTGGCATCGATTTATTGAAACTTATGGCCACCTTCAACTTTGGCTGCCGCTTCCGATTCGTTCGCCCCCACAAATTTTCAAGTTCACCTAAGGCGTGACTTTGAGtattggttcggtttggtAAAAAGCAGGGGGAGGTCACCTATCATCCCCAAGATGGAATAGTTTTGGACGTAAGTACACCCGCACAGAACTGCATCGAGAGTGAAGGATTTCCCAGCGACATACATTGGCCTTAAGCTTTTGAATCTATACTTCTTTAAAGACAGAATTTCGTCTCTTTTGTAGCAGTGATTTTGTTGATATGAATTAACTAATAGAAAACCAGTAGCAATGGCAAAACATAATTATTTCTTAAACTTCCAAggatttgttgattttgttacAAAAGTTTTGTCATTTAAATGACACATCACAATTGATTTCATTATTAGTACAAGAAATTACTTTGAAATTGATATAATGAACAGTAAACTTTAAAATCTTGAATGCCCGTAACTGATATCCAAACGACTTCATCCAGATACTATAACACGTAGTACTTTAACAACACCAACTTCGAACTCAAAACCGGATAAGAAATACCAGCAATTGTTTTTCTCCGAATAGCTCGATTCATAATCCATTCAGTTGAAACTATTGGCGATAAATAATGTTGACCAGAACTACGAGTTTTACGTGTTGACACAAGCCAAGGTTTATTGTAGAATTCTTCTTAAAAAACATGGTTACGGATAGAGCTCCTCTACTTCTTGGTGTTCAAGATGATACCA
This sequence is a window from Drosophila teissieri strain GT53w chromosome 2R, Prin_Dtei_1.1, whole genome shotgun sequence. Protein-coding genes within it:
- the LOC122614579 gene encoding ADP-ribosylation factor-like protein 6 isoform X1, giving the protein MGMLHNLADLIKIKKDKMTILVLGLNNSGKSSIINHFKKSSEQTSIVVPTVGFMVEQFYSMSGVSIKAIDMSGATRYRNLWEHQFKNCHGIIYVIDSSDRMRFVVVKDELDLVLQHPDLSNRIVPILFYGNKMDMEDSLSSVKIAAALRLENIKDKPWHICSSSAISGEGLGEGVQWLIQQMRFAMLNNKNAAKSRSKHSK
- the LOC122614579 gene encoding ADP-ribosylation factor-like protein 6 isoform X2; its protein translation is MGMLHNLADLIKIKKDKMTILVLGLNNSGKSSIINHFKKSSEQTSIVVPTVGFMVEQFYTGMSGVSIKAIDMSGATRYRNLWEHQFKNCHGIIYVIDSSDRMRFVVVKDELDLVLQHPDLSNRIVPILFYGNKMDMEDSLSSVKIAAALRLENIKDKPWHICSSSAISGEGLGEGVQWLIQQMRFAMLNNKNAAKSRSKHSK